Within the Rosa rugosa chromosome 2, drRosRugo1.1, whole genome shotgun sequence genome, the region AACGGGTTCATGGAGGCGTAATCCTGATTTCAACCATATTAGCCAAGGCAGTGAATACATTTATCGGTTCGAAAAGCAGGGTTTCTTGTTAAACGAAACTCTACATTGGGTAGCCCTTCTAAGAGGAGCAGAGTATGAGGAAGGTACATTGGGAATAGTGTCTTTAGGTCTTGCGGAGGAGAAATTTAAGGTCATGGCGTTATTCCCCTGTCACTCCCCTATATCTGCTTCAATCTTGACTGTTGGGAACTCATTGTTTGTATACCATGAGTTTGGTATATGGATGATGAAGGAACATGGGGTCGAAGAATCTTGGACCAAAGTCATATATATTTCCCCAGAGTGTTTACCTCAACATTTTGACAATATGCTAACGCCTTTATGCATTTTAGAGAATGGAGAAGTTCTTCTCCGTTGTAGATCCTTGGGATTATATATCCGGAAGAAAAGACATTTAGAAATATCACTAGCAAGGtttgcccgcgctttgctgcgggataTGGATCATAACCATAATGTTGGAAAAGAATAGATACATGTTAAAAAACAATTGGTAGTTGGATTGGATGAGCTAGATACAAATTTCAAATAGATCAATTTCAGTTAAATACAAATTTCAAACAGACCAATCTTTACTCTCTTTGATTTCGATTTCTCCGGCCAAGCTCAGTTGGTTACGAAGCTTGATTTGGATAGGGCCTCC harbors:
- the LOC133731398 gene encoding F-box/kelch-repeat protein At3g06240-like, translated to MAGDAIRIRHQQQTQSVLTSIMTSLLRYCHGYRPNLYYDFAAPLQASVLKLDDGDVAITELDYPGMDDFEGECFPNIYGSCNGLICIEFGSGSIILWNPCTREFKQLPAPELHICESSSIFESFVYLAGFGYDSTIEDYKVIRATKIYEAETTLQVFTLKTGSWRRNPDFNHISQGSEYIYRFEKQGFLLNETLHWVALLRGAEYEEGTLGIVSLGLAEEKFKVMALFPCHSPISASILTVGNSLFVYHEFGIWMMKEHGVEESWTKVIYISPECLPQHFDNMLTPLCILENGEVLLRCRSLGLYIRKKRHLEISLARFARALLRDMDHNHNVGKE